The Arachis hypogaea cultivar Tifrunner chromosome 14, arahy.Tifrunner.gnm2.J5K5, whole genome shotgun sequence genome has a segment encoding these proteins:
- the LOC140178686 gene encoding uncharacterized protein: protein MAPYEALYGQKCQSPLCWYESGEASVLGPDLIAETTENIKKIRARILTAQSRQKSYADQRRKLLEFEVGEHVFLRVTPTTRIGRAIKTKKLNPIYIAPFEILKRFGPIAYQVALPPHLSNLHDVFHVSQLHKYTSDVAHVLEPESVELKENLTFQVTPVRIDDTSVKKLRGKDVPLVKVA from the coding sequence atggctccatatgaggctttgtatggacaGAAGTGCCAGtctccactttgttggtatgaatctGGTGAAGCAAGTGTCTTGGGTCCTGATTTGAtagcagagactactgagaaCATTAAGAAGATTCGTGCAAGGATTCTAACTGCCCAAAGTCGACAGAAGAGTTATGCGGATCAGAGAAGGAAATTGTTAGAGTTTGAAGTGGGAGAGCACGTATTCCTTAGGGTTACACCGACAACTAGGATTGGAAGAGCAATCAAGACCAAGAAGTTGAACCCAATATATATAGCACCGTTTGAGATTTTGAAGAGATTCGGGCCGATTGCATATCAAGTCGCTTTGCCACCTCAtctgtctaacttgcatgacgtattccacgtgtcacaactcCATAAGTACACGTCGGATGTGGCTCATGTGTTGGAGCCTGAATCGGTCGAGTTGAAAGAGAACTTGACTTTCCAAGTAACTCCAGTGAGGAtcgatgacactagtgtgaagaagCTGCGAGGAAAGGATGTTCCTTTGGTTAAAGTTGCTTAG